A genomic window from Strix uralensis isolate ZFMK-TIS-50842 chromosome 20, bStrUra1, whole genome shotgun sequence includes:
- the LOC141952503 gene encoding fas-binding factor 1 homolog isoform X2 yields the protein MSSTVVEHPATWRLEEPVNSVAGAGEGWDAAMAAKPQRGLRESVDDVLGDLLGYDDESPVNSVRTSQLARGSSGRARGTSSPASQSSFVEEDFFSRFPAEDVEAAEGSSASGGEPQALLQSLKDMDNLEADLLGISRPDSGPGKPIVKGPGKCDSSGGAVKTAGKLLAPGKGESGPAMEKPQSSFPASQQYREFNFEDLDDPLSGLLSDEEQDAPKKPCPTGTKSISEKKTEQSKEKEPPPAQMSLCTAAPVQSRKELTFEDDGDDLMAALGLGSGPGRDEKQTKKAEDREEVRPARAMLDELLGRGSVARILEEPGLGEHREFKLEKKYQKQPEKEEGWDKEDFVFGAYQPSVASTAKGRPARRQPLRFSAENSSEPKAEPHSKASPSASQSPARGCRTGGDWLGLKDEDFMDLELLSPAKASPAGRSPSPATAGRPGPTRQLPGAEEAASKPDAVEEEDWLSAALSRKKAQAQAKAQERNAKASEAPVEGLNPGSPVSRPAASPGARPQAATVQDEAASTDSSGPPLLWLSTAEQASAPPLEAAQGDPSRDASAPVPAALFPGEQETQRPAPLAQAESPGLGLLHERRLGAPTAQPHEDATGCQAALLCAQARVAELESQVRTLELARAQDRLLLESLRQRHQEDLDLLESSHRSQVKLLEETCRQREQRLRQEKEQLAAQLLGQRQEAEQARAELLAQHQQHLAALEQRNALELERLRELQRVSVQELRRDHDEQLQRLKRLKDQEVDAVTSTTSHSRTLNGVIEQMEKFSSDLRDVLHRVEATHHITSQELAMGAQKQQKQLKVLQDSLWQQQRDSEEERRRLQEVVAKLEARLGDQTRLLEQERQRVLAERSRAESLQHWLEEERRVVTQQLSVERAELERAKSALLEEQMSVLQKCAEERRKLAAKWAEFHTQQPLSKERDTARVVGMDSQGEDPVRSLAKERAEVKMQVHMLRAQEEQLAREKELLDEAWQELKLEQEKVNGAALRVRQQEEELKSVTELSSQKYEEGQRALREARRVESQDQSRLQALQRQLEQLRQQEERLHQDRLSMAQQRSQLQQLRQELPKSPTMLRTTGRDSSAPASGFSSALFPLTAAAPHSRASVPGFPPPIGSLGGIRELLAMASSAELSATLAMMKFWAQQDHAYLENEQFFLESLKKASYNAASLPG from the exons GCCGCAAAACCCCAGAGAGGTTTAAGAG AGTCTGTCGATGACGTGCTTGGTGACCTCCTGGGATATGACG acgaaagcccTGTTAATTCTGTGAGAACTTCCCAGCTGGCCAGGGGCAGCAGTGGGAGAGCCCGGGGCACCAGCTCGCCGGCCAGCCAGAG TTCCTTTGTAGAGGAGGATTTCTTCAGCAGATTCCCTGCAGAGGacgtggaagctgcagag GGATCCAGTGCCTCCGGCGGAGAGCCCcaagctctgctgcagagcctgaag gacATGGACAACCTGGAAGCTGATCTGCTGGGAATATCGAGACCCGATTCTGGGCCGGGGAAGCCAATCGTGAAAGGTCCTGGGAAATGTGACTCCTCAGGAGGAGCAGTAAAAACCGCAGGGAAGCTGCTAGCTCCTGGGAAGG GAGAGTCTGGACCTGCGATGGAGAAGCCACAGTCATCCTTCCCTGCTTCCCAACAGTACAGGGAATTTAACTTTGAAG ATTTAGATGATCCTTTGTCAGGGCTTTTGTCTGATGAGGAGCAGGATGCTCCCAAGAAGCCATGTCCAACAGGCACTAAAAGCatctctgagaaaaaaacagaacagagcaAAGAGAAAG AGCCACCCCCAGCCCAGATGTCCCTGTGCACCGCAGCCCCAGTCCAGAGCAGGAAGGAGCTCACGTTTGAAGATGATGGTGACGACCTGATGGCTGCACTGGGCCTTGGCAGTGGCCCAGGAAGAGATGAAAAGCAGaccaagaaggcagaaga CAGAGAGGAGGTCCGGCCAGCCCGCGCCATGCTGGATGAGTTGCTGGGACGAGGCTCCGTGGCCAGAATCCTGGAAGAGCCAGGCCTGGGAGAGCACCGGGAGTTCAAACTGGAGAAGAAGTACCAAAAGCAGCCGG agaaggaagagggttGGGACAAGGAGGATTTTGTCTTTGGAGCGTACCAGCCCTCAGTGGCCTCCACAGCCAAGGGCCGGCCGGCGAGGAGGCAGCCTCTGAG GTTTTCAGCTGAGAACAGCAGCGAACCAAAAGCAGAGCCCCACTCCAAAGCTTCTCcttcagccagccagagccccgCGCGGGGCTGCAGGACTGGAGGTGACTGGCTGGGCTTGAAAGATGAAGATTTTATGGATTTGGAGCTGTTGTCTCCAGCGAAGGCCAGTCCTGCAGGgcgctcccccagccctgccacagctGGGCGGCCCGGCCCCACCAGACAGCTCCCGGGTGCAGAGGAGGCAGCCTCTAAACCTGAtgcagtggaggaggaggactggctgAGCGCTGCCTTATCTCGCAAAAAAGCCCAAGCGCAGGCGAAGGCCCAGGAGAGGAATGCCAAGGCCTCGGAGGCCCCAGTTGAAGGGCTGAATCCCGGCTCTCCTGTCAG CcggccagcagcctccccaggagcacggCCGCAGGCAGCCACCGTGCAGGACGAGGCAGCGAGCACAGACAGCTCCGG gcCACCGCTCCTCTGGCTCAGCACCGCGGAACAAGCCTCAGCTCCGCCGTTGGAGGCCGCACAGGGGGATCCCTCCAGAGACGCCAGCGCCCCGG TCCCCGCAGCCTTGTTCCCgggagagcaggagacgcagcgccctgccccgctggctcag GCAGAGTCCCCAGGCCTGGGCTTGCTGCATGAGAGGAGACTGGGGGCTCCCACTGCCCAGCCCCACGAGGATGCGACGGGCTGTCAGGCAGCACTGCTCTGTGCCCAGGCccgtgtggcagagctggagagccag GTGCGGACACTGGAGCTGGCACGGGCACAGGACAGACTCTTGCTGGAGAGCCTCCGGCAGCGGCACCAGGAGGACCTGGATCTCCTCGAGAGCAGCCACAG gagccaggtgaAGCTGCTGGAGGAGACCTGCAGGCAGCGGGAGCAGAGGCTGcggcaggagaaggagcagctggcggctcagctcctggggcagaggcaggaggcagagcaggcgcgggcagagctgctggcgcagcaccagcagcacctggcCGCGCTGGAGCAGCGGAACGCGCTGGAGCTGGAGCGGCTGcgagagctgcagag GGTGTCTGTGCAGGAGCTGCGCAGAGACCACGACGAGCAGCTCCAGCGGCTGAAGCGACTGAAGGACCAGGAGGTCGATGCGGTGACCAGCACCACTTCGCACAGCAG GACTCTGAATGGCGTCATCGAGCAGATGGAGAAGTTCTCCAGCGACCTGCGTGACGTCTTGCACAGGGTGGAGGCCACACACCACATCACCTCCCAGGAGCTGGCCATGGgggcacagaagcagcagaagcagctcaaGG tgctccaggacagcctgtggcagcagcagagggactCGGAGGAGGAGCGGCGCCGACTCCAGGAGGTGGTGGCTAAACTGGAGGCCAGGCTGGGGGACCAGACTCgactgctggagcag GAGCGACAGAGGGTGTTGGCAGAGCGCTCCAGGGCGGAATCACTGCAGCACTGGCTGGAGGAGGAGCGGCGAGTCGTGACCCAGCAGCTCTCCGTGGAGCGAGCGGAGCTGGAGAGGGCGAAG AGCGCGTTGCTGGAGGAGCAGATGTCGGTGCTGCAGAAATGTGCAGAGGAGCGGCGGAAGCTGGCGGCCAAGTGGGCTGAATTTCACACCCAGCAGCCGCTGAGCAAGGAGCGGGACACGGCCCGAGTGGTGGGGATGGACTCCCAGGGAGAGGACCCCGTCAGGAGCCTGGCCAAG GAGCGGGCAGAGGTGAAGATGCAGGTCCACATGCTGAgagcccaggaggagcagctggcgagggagaaagagctgctggacgaggcctggcaggagctgaagctggagcaggagaaggtgAATGGGGCTGCGCTGCGCGtccggcagcaggaggaggagctgaaaaGCGTGACTGAG ctctcctcccagaagTACGAGGAAGGGCAGCGAGCCCTGCGGGAGGCACGCAGGGTTGAGTCGCAGGACCAGTCGAGGCTGCAGGCCCTGCAGCGGCAgttggagcagctcaggcagcaggAAGAGCGTCTGCACCAG GACCGGCTGAGCATGGCTCAGCAGAGGAGCCAGCTCCAACAGCTGCGCCAGGAGCTGCCCAAGAGCCCCACGATGCTGCGGACCACAGGCCGGGACTCCAGTGCCCCTGCAAGTGGCTTCTCCAGTGCGCTGT TTCCTCTGACGGCGGCAGCACCACACAGTCGGGCTTCTGTTCCAGGCTTTCCACCTCCCATCGGGAGCCTGGGAGGTATCAGGGAACTCCTGGCCATGGCCAGCTCCGCCGAGCTCAGTGCCACGCTGGCGATGATGAAGTTCTGGGCCCAGCAG GACCACGCTTACTTAGAGAATGAGCAGttcttcctggagtccctgaagaaagCGTCCTACAACGCTGCTTCtctgccaggctga
- the LOC141952503 gene encoding fas-binding factor 1 homolog isoform X8, whose product MSSTVVEHPATWRLEEPVNSVAGAGEGWDAAMAAKPQRGLRESVDDVLGDLLGYDDESPVNSVRTSQLARGSSGRARGTSSPASQSSFVEEDFFSRFPAEDVEAAEGSSASGGEPQALLQSLKDMDNLEADLLGISRPDSGPGKPIVKGPGKCDSSGGAVKTAGKLLAPGKGESGPAMEKPQSSFPASQQYREFNFEDLDDPLSGLLSDEEQDAPKKPCPTGTKSISEKKTEQSKEKEPPPAQMSLCTAAPVQSRKELTFEDDGDDLMAALGLGSGPGRDEKQTKKAEDREEVRPARAMLDELLGRGSVARILEEPGLGEHREFKLEKKYQKQPEKEEGWDKEDFVFGAYQPSVASTAKGRPARRQPLRFSAENSSEPKAEPHSKASPSASQSPARGCRTGGDWLGLKDEDFMDLELLSPAKASPAGRSPSPATAGRPGPTRQLPGAEEAASKPDAVEEEDWLSAALSRKKAQAQAKAQERNAKASEAPVEGLNPGSPVSRPAASPGARPQAATVQDEAASTDSSGPPLLWLSTAEQASAPPLEAAQGDPSRDASAPVPAALFPGEQETQRPAPLAQAESPGLGLLHERRLGAPTAQPHEDATGCQAALLCAQARVAELESQVRTLELARAQDRLLLESLRQRHQEDLDLLESSHRSQVKLLEETCRQREQRLRQEKEQLAAQLLGQRQEAEQARAELLAQHQQHLAALEQRNALELERLRELQRVSVQELRRDHDEQLQRLKRLKDQEVDAVTSTTSHSRTLNGVIEQMEKFSSDLRDVLHRVEATHHITSQELAMGAQKQQKQLKVLQDSLWQQQRDSEEERRRLQEVVAKLEARLGDQTRLLEQERQRVLAERSRAESLQHWLEEERRVVTQQLSVERAELERAKSALLEEQMSVLQKCAEERRKLAAKWAEFHTQQPLSKERDTARVVGMDSQGEDPVRSLAKERAEVKMQVHMLRAQEEQLAREKELLDEAWQELKLEQEKVNGAALRVRQQEEELKSVTELSSQKYEEGQRALREARRVESQDQSRLQALQRQLEQLRQQEERLHQDRLSMAQQRSQLQQLRQELPKSPTMLRTTGRDSSAPASGFSSALCFPPPIGSLGGIRELLAMASSAELSATLAMMKFWAQQDHAYLENEQFFLESLKKASYNAASLPG is encoded by the exons GCCGCAAAACCCCAGAGAGGTTTAAGAG AGTCTGTCGATGACGTGCTTGGTGACCTCCTGGGATATGACG acgaaagcccTGTTAATTCTGTGAGAACTTCCCAGCTGGCCAGGGGCAGCAGTGGGAGAGCCCGGGGCACCAGCTCGCCGGCCAGCCAGAG TTCCTTTGTAGAGGAGGATTTCTTCAGCAGATTCCCTGCAGAGGacgtggaagctgcagag GGATCCAGTGCCTCCGGCGGAGAGCCCcaagctctgctgcagagcctgaag gacATGGACAACCTGGAAGCTGATCTGCTGGGAATATCGAGACCCGATTCTGGGCCGGGGAAGCCAATCGTGAAAGGTCCTGGGAAATGTGACTCCTCAGGAGGAGCAGTAAAAACCGCAGGGAAGCTGCTAGCTCCTGGGAAGG GAGAGTCTGGACCTGCGATGGAGAAGCCACAGTCATCCTTCCCTGCTTCCCAACAGTACAGGGAATTTAACTTTGAAG ATTTAGATGATCCTTTGTCAGGGCTTTTGTCTGATGAGGAGCAGGATGCTCCCAAGAAGCCATGTCCAACAGGCACTAAAAGCatctctgagaaaaaaacagaacagagcaAAGAGAAAG AGCCACCCCCAGCCCAGATGTCCCTGTGCACCGCAGCCCCAGTCCAGAGCAGGAAGGAGCTCACGTTTGAAGATGATGGTGACGACCTGATGGCTGCACTGGGCCTTGGCAGTGGCCCAGGAAGAGATGAAAAGCAGaccaagaaggcagaaga CAGAGAGGAGGTCCGGCCAGCCCGCGCCATGCTGGATGAGTTGCTGGGACGAGGCTCCGTGGCCAGAATCCTGGAAGAGCCAGGCCTGGGAGAGCACCGGGAGTTCAAACTGGAGAAGAAGTACCAAAAGCAGCCGG agaaggaagagggttGGGACAAGGAGGATTTTGTCTTTGGAGCGTACCAGCCCTCAGTGGCCTCCACAGCCAAGGGCCGGCCGGCGAGGAGGCAGCCTCTGAG GTTTTCAGCTGAGAACAGCAGCGAACCAAAAGCAGAGCCCCACTCCAAAGCTTCTCcttcagccagccagagccccgCGCGGGGCTGCAGGACTGGAGGTGACTGGCTGGGCTTGAAAGATGAAGATTTTATGGATTTGGAGCTGTTGTCTCCAGCGAAGGCCAGTCCTGCAGGgcgctcccccagccctgccacagctGGGCGGCCCGGCCCCACCAGACAGCTCCCGGGTGCAGAGGAGGCAGCCTCTAAACCTGAtgcagtggaggaggaggactggctgAGCGCTGCCTTATCTCGCAAAAAAGCCCAAGCGCAGGCGAAGGCCCAGGAGAGGAATGCCAAGGCCTCGGAGGCCCCAGTTGAAGGGCTGAATCCCGGCTCTCCTGTCAG CcggccagcagcctccccaggagcacggCCGCAGGCAGCCACCGTGCAGGACGAGGCAGCGAGCACAGACAGCTCCGG gcCACCGCTCCTCTGGCTCAGCACCGCGGAACAAGCCTCAGCTCCGCCGTTGGAGGCCGCACAGGGGGATCCCTCCAGAGACGCCAGCGCCCCGG TCCCCGCAGCCTTGTTCCCgggagagcaggagacgcagcgccctgccccgctggctcag GCAGAGTCCCCAGGCCTGGGCTTGCTGCATGAGAGGAGACTGGGGGCTCCCACTGCCCAGCCCCACGAGGATGCGACGGGCTGTCAGGCAGCACTGCTCTGTGCCCAGGCccgtgtggcagagctggagagccag GTGCGGACACTGGAGCTGGCACGGGCACAGGACAGACTCTTGCTGGAGAGCCTCCGGCAGCGGCACCAGGAGGACCTGGATCTCCTCGAGAGCAGCCACAG gagccaggtgaAGCTGCTGGAGGAGACCTGCAGGCAGCGGGAGCAGAGGCTGcggcaggagaaggagcagctggcggctcagctcctggggcagaggcaggaggcagagcaggcgcgggcagagctgctggcgcagcaccagcagcacctggcCGCGCTGGAGCAGCGGAACGCGCTGGAGCTGGAGCGGCTGcgagagctgcagag GGTGTCTGTGCAGGAGCTGCGCAGAGACCACGACGAGCAGCTCCAGCGGCTGAAGCGACTGAAGGACCAGGAGGTCGATGCGGTGACCAGCACCACTTCGCACAGCAG GACTCTGAATGGCGTCATCGAGCAGATGGAGAAGTTCTCCAGCGACCTGCGTGACGTCTTGCACAGGGTGGAGGCCACACACCACATCACCTCCCAGGAGCTGGCCATGGgggcacagaagcagcagaagcagctcaaGG tgctccaggacagcctgtggcagcagcagagggactCGGAGGAGGAGCGGCGCCGACTCCAGGAGGTGGTGGCTAAACTGGAGGCCAGGCTGGGGGACCAGACTCgactgctggagcag GAGCGACAGAGGGTGTTGGCAGAGCGCTCCAGGGCGGAATCACTGCAGCACTGGCTGGAGGAGGAGCGGCGAGTCGTGACCCAGCAGCTCTCCGTGGAGCGAGCGGAGCTGGAGAGGGCGAAG AGCGCGTTGCTGGAGGAGCAGATGTCGGTGCTGCAGAAATGTGCAGAGGAGCGGCGGAAGCTGGCGGCCAAGTGGGCTGAATTTCACACCCAGCAGCCGCTGAGCAAGGAGCGGGACACGGCCCGAGTGGTGGGGATGGACTCCCAGGGAGAGGACCCCGTCAGGAGCCTGGCCAAG GAGCGGGCAGAGGTGAAGATGCAGGTCCACATGCTGAgagcccaggaggagcagctggcgagggagaaagagctgctggacgaggcctggcaggagctgaagctggagcaggagaaggtgAATGGGGCTGCGCTGCGCGtccggcagcaggaggaggagctgaaaaGCGTGACTGAG ctctcctcccagaagTACGAGGAAGGGCAGCGAGCCCTGCGGGAGGCACGCAGGGTTGAGTCGCAGGACCAGTCGAGGCTGCAGGCCCTGCAGCGGCAgttggagcagctcaggcagcaggAAGAGCGTCTGCACCAG GACCGGCTGAGCATGGCTCAGCAGAGGAGCCAGCTCCAACAGCTGCGCCAGGAGCTGCCCAAGAGCCCCACGATGCTGCGGACCACAGGCCGGGACTCCAGTGCCCCTGCAAGTGGCTTCTCCAGTGCGCTGT GCTTTCCACCTCCCATCGGGAGCCTGGGAGGTATCAGGGAACTCCTGGCCATGGCCAGCTCCGCCGAGCTCAGTGCCACGCTGGCGATGATGAAGTTCTGGGCCCAGCAG GACCACGCTTACTTAGAGAATGAGCAGttcttcctggagtccctgaagaaagCGTCCTACAACGCTGCTTCtctgccaggctga
- the LOC141952503 gene encoding fas-binding factor 1 homolog isoform X3: MSSTVVEHPATWRLEEPVNSVAGAGEGWDAAMAAKPQRGLRESVDDVLGDLLGYDDESPVNSVRTSQLARGSSGRARGTSSPASQSSFVEEDFFSRFPAEDVEAAEGSSASGGEPQALLQSLKDMDNLEADLLGISRPDSGPGKPIVKGPGKCDSSGGAVKTAGKLLAPGKGESGPAMEKPQSSFPASQQYREFNFEDLDDPLSGLLSDEEQDAPKKPCPTGTKSISEKKTEQSKEKEPPPAQMSLCTAAPVQSRKELTFEDDGDDLMAALGLGSGPGRDEKQTKKAEEEEVRPARAMLDELLGRGSVARILEEPGLGEHREFKLEKKYQKQPEKEEGWDKEDFVFGAYQPSVASTAKGRPARRQPLSRFSAENSSEPKAEPHSKASPSASQSPARGCRTGGDWLGLKDEDFMDLELLSPAKASPAGRSPSPATAGRPGPTRQLPGAEEAASKPDAVEEEDWLSAALSRKKAQAQAKAQERNAKASEAPVEGLNPGSPVSRPAASPGARPQAATVQDEAASTDSSGPPLLWLSTAEQASAPPLEAAQGDPSRDASAPVPAALFPGEQETQRPAPLAQAESPGLGLLHERRLGAPTAQPHEDATGCQAALLCAQARVAELESQVRTLELARAQDRLLLESLRQRHQEDLDLLESSHRSQVKLLEETCRQREQRLRQEKEQLAAQLLGQRQEAEQARAELLAQHQQHLAALEQRNALELERLRELQRVSVQELRRDHDEQLQRLKRLKDQEVDAVTSTTSHSRTLNGVIEQMEKFSSDLRDVLHRVEATHHITSQELAMGAQKQQKQLKVLQDSLWQQQRDSEEERRRLQEVVAKLEARLGDQTRLLEQERQRVLAERSRAESLQHWLEEERRVVTQQLSVERAELERAKSALLEEQMSVLQKCAEERRKLAAKWAEFHTQQPLSKERDTARVVGMDSQGEDPVRSLAKERAEVKMQVHMLRAQEEQLAREKELLDEAWQELKLEQEKVNGAALRVRQQEEELKSVTELSSQKYEEGQRALREARRVESQDQSRLQALQRQLEQLRQQEERLHQDRLSMAQQRSQLQQLRQELPKSPTMLRTTGRDSSAPASGFSSALFPLTAAAPHSRASVPGFPPPIGSLGGIRELLAMASSAELSATLAMMKFWAQQDHAYLENEQFFLESLKKASYNAASLPG; encoded by the exons GCCGCAAAACCCCAGAGAGGTTTAAGAG AGTCTGTCGATGACGTGCTTGGTGACCTCCTGGGATATGACG acgaaagcccTGTTAATTCTGTGAGAACTTCCCAGCTGGCCAGGGGCAGCAGTGGGAGAGCCCGGGGCACCAGCTCGCCGGCCAGCCAGAG TTCCTTTGTAGAGGAGGATTTCTTCAGCAGATTCCCTGCAGAGGacgtggaagctgcagag GGATCCAGTGCCTCCGGCGGAGAGCCCcaagctctgctgcagagcctgaag gacATGGACAACCTGGAAGCTGATCTGCTGGGAATATCGAGACCCGATTCTGGGCCGGGGAAGCCAATCGTGAAAGGTCCTGGGAAATGTGACTCCTCAGGAGGAGCAGTAAAAACCGCAGGGAAGCTGCTAGCTCCTGGGAAGG GAGAGTCTGGACCTGCGATGGAGAAGCCACAGTCATCCTTCCCTGCTTCCCAACAGTACAGGGAATTTAACTTTGAAG ATTTAGATGATCCTTTGTCAGGGCTTTTGTCTGATGAGGAGCAGGATGCTCCCAAGAAGCCATGTCCAACAGGCACTAAAAGCatctctgagaaaaaaacagaacagagcaAAGAGAAAG AGCCACCCCCAGCCCAGATGTCCCTGTGCACCGCAGCCCCAGTCCAGAGCAGGAAGGAGCTCACGTTTGAAGATGATGGTGACGACCTGATGGCTGCACTGGGCCTTGGCAGTGGCCCAGGAAGAGATGAAAAGCAGaccaagaaggcagaaga AGAGGAGGTCCGGCCAGCCCGCGCCATGCTGGATGAGTTGCTGGGACGAGGCTCCGTGGCCAGAATCCTGGAAGAGCCAGGCCTGGGAGAGCACCGGGAGTTCAAACTGGAGAAGAAGTACCAAAAGCAGCCGG agaaggaagagggttGGGACAAGGAGGATTTTGTCTTTGGAGCGTACCAGCCCTCAGTGGCCTCCACAGCCAAGGGCCGGCCGGCGAGGAGGCAGCCTCTGAG cagGTTTTCAGCTGAGAACAGCAGCGAACCAAAAGCAGAGCCCCACTCCAAAGCTTCTCcttcagccagccagagccccgCGCGGGGCTGCAGGACTGGAGGTGACTGGCTGGGCTTGAAAGATGAAGATTTTATGGATTTGGAGCTGTTGTCTCCAGCGAAGGCCAGTCCTGCAGGgcgctcccccagccctgccacagctGGGCGGCCCGGCCCCACCAGACAGCTCCCGGGTGCAGAGGAGGCAGCCTCTAAACCTGAtgcagtggaggaggaggactggctgAGCGCTGCCTTATCTCGCAAAAAAGCCCAAGCGCAGGCGAAGGCCCAGGAGAGGAATGCCAAGGCCTCGGAGGCCCCAGTTGAAGGGCTGAATCCCGGCTCTCCTGTCAG CcggccagcagcctccccaggagcacggCCGCAGGCAGCCACCGTGCAGGACGAGGCAGCGAGCACAGACAGCTCCGG gcCACCGCTCCTCTGGCTCAGCACCGCGGAACAAGCCTCAGCTCCGCCGTTGGAGGCCGCACAGGGGGATCCCTCCAGAGACGCCAGCGCCCCGG TCCCCGCAGCCTTGTTCCCgggagagcaggagacgcagcgccctgccccgctggctcag GCAGAGTCCCCAGGCCTGGGCTTGCTGCATGAGAGGAGACTGGGGGCTCCCACTGCCCAGCCCCACGAGGATGCGACGGGCTGTCAGGCAGCACTGCTCTGTGCCCAGGCccgtgtggcagagctggagagccag GTGCGGACACTGGAGCTGGCACGGGCACAGGACAGACTCTTGCTGGAGAGCCTCCGGCAGCGGCACCAGGAGGACCTGGATCTCCTCGAGAGCAGCCACAG gagccaggtgaAGCTGCTGGAGGAGACCTGCAGGCAGCGGGAGCAGAGGCTGcggcaggagaaggagcagctggcggctcagctcctggggcagaggcaggaggcagagcaggcgcgggcagagctgctggcgcagcaccagcagcacctggcCGCGCTGGAGCAGCGGAACGCGCTGGAGCTGGAGCGGCTGcgagagctgcagag GGTGTCTGTGCAGGAGCTGCGCAGAGACCACGACGAGCAGCTCCAGCGGCTGAAGCGACTGAAGGACCAGGAGGTCGATGCGGTGACCAGCACCACTTCGCACAGCAG GACTCTGAATGGCGTCATCGAGCAGATGGAGAAGTTCTCCAGCGACCTGCGTGACGTCTTGCACAGGGTGGAGGCCACACACCACATCACCTCCCAGGAGCTGGCCATGGgggcacagaagcagcagaagcagctcaaGG tgctccaggacagcctgtggcagcagcagagggactCGGAGGAGGAGCGGCGCCGACTCCAGGAGGTGGTGGCTAAACTGGAGGCCAGGCTGGGGGACCAGACTCgactgctggagcag GAGCGACAGAGGGTGTTGGCAGAGCGCTCCAGGGCGGAATCACTGCAGCACTGGCTGGAGGAGGAGCGGCGAGTCGTGACCCAGCAGCTCTCCGTGGAGCGAGCGGAGCTGGAGAGGGCGAAG AGCGCGTTGCTGGAGGAGCAGATGTCGGTGCTGCAGAAATGTGCAGAGGAGCGGCGGAAGCTGGCGGCCAAGTGGGCTGAATTTCACACCCAGCAGCCGCTGAGCAAGGAGCGGGACACGGCCCGAGTGGTGGGGATGGACTCCCAGGGAGAGGACCCCGTCAGGAGCCTGGCCAAG GAGCGGGCAGAGGTGAAGATGCAGGTCCACATGCTGAgagcccaggaggagcagctggcgagggagaaagagctgctggacgaggcctggcaggagctgaagctggagcaggagaaggtgAATGGGGCTGCGCTGCGCGtccggcagcaggaggaggagctgaaaaGCGTGACTGAG ctctcctcccagaagTACGAGGAAGGGCAGCGAGCCCTGCGGGAGGCACGCAGGGTTGAGTCGCAGGACCAGTCGAGGCTGCAGGCCCTGCAGCGGCAgttggagcagctcaggcagcaggAAGAGCGTCTGCACCAG GACCGGCTGAGCATGGCTCAGCAGAGGAGCCAGCTCCAACAGCTGCGCCAGGAGCTGCCCAAGAGCCCCACGATGCTGCGGACCACAGGCCGGGACTCCAGTGCCCCTGCAAGTGGCTTCTCCAGTGCGCTGT TTCCTCTGACGGCGGCAGCACCACACAGTCGGGCTTCTGTTCCAGGCTTTCCACCTCCCATCGGGAGCCTGGGAGGTATCAGGGAACTCCTGGCCATGGCCAGCTCCGCCGAGCTCAGTGCCACGCTGGCGATGATGAAGTTCTGGGCCCAGCAG GACCACGCTTACTTAGAGAATGAGCAGttcttcctggagtccctgaagaaagCGTCCTACAACGCTGCTTCtctgccaggctga